From the Cucurbita pepo subsp. pepo cultivar mu-cu-16 chromosome LG05, ASM280686v2, whole genome shotgun sequence genome, one window contains:
- the LOC111796181 gene encoding protein ODORANT1-like: MLKDNKLVTFIITYGQALPKLTNLLRRCGKSCRLQWTNYLCPDLKHGLFDEAEEQLLASQQMVKDCSDLTGRTNNEIKNN, from the exons ATGCTGAAAGACAACAAGCTTGTCACCTTCATCATCACCTATGGCCAGGCTCTCCCTAAGCTCACCAACCTCCTCCGTCGCTGCGGTAAGAGCTGTCGCCTCCAATGGACCAACTACCTCTGTCCCGACTTGAAGCACGGCCTCTTTGATGAAGCTGAAGAGCAATTGCTCGCCTCGCAACAG ATGGTCAAAGACTGCAGCGACCTTACCGGAAGAACAAATAACGAAATCAAGAACAACTGA
- the LOC111796179 gene encoding probable serine/threonine protein kinase IRE isoform X1, with translation MSEPPPSVFDHDPSPSAAKLRKIPPIPIRRDTKPNAGDSDPDQEHDHAEDHPPQPGDSSIIMASSLGLNHIRTRSAPLPLRTCAVGTPSNLGDDSRNNVADGSESEPKNSSTEQGTNIPWSQPNSLRYPSALNHDIEGHHATYTKEIQSPRFRAILRVTSGRKKRTPDIKSFSHELNSKGVRPFPVWKPRAFGHLEEIMVAIRAKFDRLKDDVNYELGIFAGDLVDILEKADGSMPELKEGLEDLLVVARKCATMSPTEFWTKGEGIVQNLDDRRQELSLGILKQAHTRLLFILTRCTRLIQFRKESGYEDEHILGLHQLSDLGIYPEKIRQLEQLEFGDPLTGKEDIAKQLKLVGKDQAHRIVKQDSEQTFSNSAGNVSLDSAVSFDSSTSMYRMASWKKLPSAAEKNRKDPVDTTHAKDKIEVLHVHEAKTGSNEKLDIPSSHIEHSEAPPKEQKVSWGIWGYHQNANFESLMICRICEVEIPTIHVEVHSRICTIADRCDLKGLTVNERLERVARALEKILESWTPKSTPRSSDTSCANFDTVKVSTSNMQEEIFELSSKGISLSCRNSEELLDSLPVTGNSSFVESQDIFQDQSYNRPFIFTPEHSTKSMSAGTLTPRSPLLTPRSSQIELLLHGRRAISELENYQQIYKLLDIVRSIANVNNSGYGALECMLDRLEDLKYAIQDRKVDALVVETFGRRIEKLLQEKYVQLCGQIEDDKVDSSIGIVDEESSVEDDTVRSLRASPVNPCSKDRTSIEDFEIIKPISRGAYGRVFLARKRATGDLFAIKVLKKADMIRKNAVESILAERNILISVRNPFVVRFFYSFTCRENLYLVMEYLNGGDIYSLLRNLGCLDEDMARVYIAEIVLALEYLHSLNVIHRDLKPDNLLIGQDGHIKLTDFGLSKIGLINSTDDFSGPSINGTVPLGDNGPISQSLSKREHRQKHSVVGTPDYLAPEILLGMGHGVTADWWSVGVILFEMLVGLPPFNAESPQLIFDNIINRDIPWPKVPDEMSYEAQDLIDKLLTENSVQRLGATGAREVKQHPFFKDINWETLARQKAMFIPSAEPHDTSYFMSRYIWNPEDEDFNGASDFDDHDLTDTSSSSFSNLQDEDGDECGSLADFCTPALSVKYSFSNFSFKNLSQLASINYDLVVKSSQNSPDITRPSFP, from the exons ATGTCCGAACCACCTCCCTCCGTCTTCGATCATGATCCCTCCCCCTCCGCCGCCAAGCTTCGTAAGATCCCTCCCATCCCTATTCGCCGCGATACCAAACCCAATGCCGGAGACTCTGATCCCGATCAAGAACATGACCACGCCGAGGATCATCCTCCTCAACCTGGCGATTCCTCCATCATAATGGCCTCCTCCCTCGGGTTGAACCACATTCGGACGCGGTCTGCTCCTCTTCCGCTTCGGACCTGTGCCGTTGGCACGCCCTCCAATTTGGGCGATGATTCCAGGAATAATGTCGCCGACGGGAGTGAGTCGGAGCCAAAAAATTCCTCCACTGAACAGG GGACAAACATTCCGTGGAGTCAACCGAACTCTTTAAGATATCCGTCGGCTCTGAATCATGATATCGAG GGTCATCATGCAACATATACAAAGGAAATTCAGTCTCCACGATTCCGTGCAATACTGCGTGTTACTAgtggaagaaagaagagaaccCCTGATATCAAAAGCTTCTCTCACGAGCTCAATTCCAAAGGAGTTCGCCCTTTTCCAGTTTGGAAGCCTCGGGCATTTGGACATTTGGAA GAGATCATGGTTGCTATCAGAGCAAAATTTGACAGGTTAAAGGATGATGTTAACTACGAACTGGGCATTTTTGCTGGAGATCTCGTAGATATACTTGAAAAGGCAGATGGATCTATGCCTGAACTTAAGGAGGGTTTGGAGGATTTGTTGGTGGTTGCTCGGAAATGTGCGACAATGTCACCTACTGAATTCTGGACAAAAGGTGAAGGCATTGTCCAGAATCTAGATGACCGGCGCCAGGAGCTGTCATTAGGAATTCTTAAGCAAGCCCACACCCGCCTTCTTTTCATCCTGACACGATGTACGCGGCTTATTCAGTTCAGAAAGGAGAGTGGTTATGAAGATGAGCACATTTTGGGTCTTCATCAGCTTAGTGATCTAGGAATTTATCCAGAGAAAATCAGGCAACTCGAACAACTTGAGTTTGGTGATCCATTGACTGGGAAAGAAGATATTGCGAAGCAGCTGAAGTTAGTTGGGAAGGATCAAGCCCATCGCATTGTGAAGCAAGATTCAGAACAAACTTTTAGTAATAGTGCTGGAAATGTTAGTCTGGACTCTGCCGTAAGTTTTGATTCATCTACAAGCATGTATAGGATGGCATCCTGGAAAAAGCTACCATCAGCAGCTGAGAAGAACCGGAAAGACCCTGTCGATACAACACATGCCAAGGATAAAATTGAGGTGTTGCATGTACATGAAGCTAAAACTGGGAGCAATGAGAAATTAGATATCCCATCTAGTCATATTGAGCATTCAGAAGCACCccctaaagaacaaaaagtatCTTGGGGAATATGGGGTTATCATCAAAATGCCAATTTTGAGAGTTTGATGATCTGTCGGATTTGTGAGGTTGAAATTCCGACTATTCATGTTGAGGTGCATTCTCGAATTTGTACAATTGCCGATAGGTGTGATTTGAAAGGTTTAACTGTGAATGAGCGCCTTGAGCGGGTTGCTAGAGCTCTTGAAAAGATACTGGAGTCTTGGACGCCTAAAAGTACACCAAGAAGTAGCGATACTTCCTGTGCAAATTTTGATACTGTTAAGGTTTCTACATCAAATATGCAAGAAGAGATTTTTGAGTTGTCATCTAAAGGAATCAGTTTGTCATGTCGAAACTCTGAAGAGCTGCTTGATTCCCTCCCTGTTACTGGAAACTCTTCCTTTGTGGAAAGTCAGGATATTTTTCAGGATCAATCATACAATCGACCATTTATTTTCACACCAGAACACAGTACAAAATCAATGTCAGCTGGAACTCTAACACCAAGATCACCTCTTTTAACACCCAGGTCCAGTCAGATTGAATTGCTGTTGCATGGGCGAAGAGCAATATCTGAACTTGAAAATTATCAGCAG ATATACAAATTGTTGGATATTGTTCGTTCCATTGCAAACGTTAACAACTCTGGCTATGGTGCATTGGAGTGTATGCTCGATCGATTAGAAGACCTTAAATATGCAATCCAGGATAGGAAGGTCGATGCCCTTGTTGTGGAGACTTTTGGAAGGCGCATAGAGAAGCTCTTGCA ggaaaaatatGTACAACTTTGTGGGCAAATAGAAGATGATAAAGTAGACTCTTCAATTGGCATAGTTGATGAAGAGAGTTCAGTGGAAGATGATACTGTTCGTAGTCTGCGTGCAAGTCCGGTTAACCCATGTTCAAAAGATCGAACATCTATTGAAGATTTTGAAATAATCAAACCAATTAGTAGAGGAGCCTATGGCCGAGTTTTCCTTGCCAGAAAACGAGCAACTGGAGACTTATTTGCAATAAAG GTTTTAAAGAAGGCTGATATGATTCGCAAGAATGCAGTAGAAAGTATTTTGGCTGAACGCAATATCCTTATCTCAGTTCGCAACCCTTTTGTG GTCCGCTTTTTCTACTCTTTCACATGTAGGGAAAATCTGTATCTGGTCATGGAATACTTAAATGGTGGTGATATTTACTCCTTACTGAGAAACCTAGGGTGCTTAGATGAAGATATGGCTCGGGTTTATATCGCTGAAATT GTTCTTGCTTTGGAGTATTTGCACTCCTTAAATGTGATTCACAGAGACTTAAAGCCAGATAACTTATTGATTGGTCAAGATGGTCACATTAAG TTGACAGATTTTGGGCTCTCCAAAATTGGTCTTATCAATAGTACAGATGATTTCTCAGGTCCATCAATCAATGGAACTGTTCCACTTGGAGACAATGGACCTATATCTCAATCTCTGTCAAAAAGAGAACACCGACAAAAGCATTCAGTTGTTGGTACTCCAGATTATTTGGCCCCTGAGATACTTCTGGGCATGGGACATG GTGTAACTGCGGATTGGTGGTCTGTTGGAGTAATTCTTTTTGAGATGCTTGTAGGACTACCGCCGTTCAATGCAGAAAGTCCACAG CTAATTTTTGATAATATCATTAATAGAGACATACCATGGCCCAAGGTACCGGACGAGATGAGTTATGAAGCCCAGGATTTGATTGACAA ATTGCTGACTGAAAATTCAGTTCAAAGACTGGGAGCTACAGGAGCCAGAGag GTGAAGCAACATCCTTTCTTCAAGGATATTAATTGGGAAACTCTTGCAAGGCAGAAG GCCATGTTTATACCATCAGCAGAGCCACATGATACAAGTTATTTCATGAGTCGGTATATATGGAATCCAGAAGACGAGGACTTTAATGGTGCTAGTGACTTTGATGATCATGATTTGACAGATACCAGCAGTAGTTCATTTAGCAACCTACAAGATGAAGAT GGAGACGAATGTGGTAGTTTGGCTGACTTCTGTACACCAGCCCTTTCTGTGAAGTACTCGTTCAGCAATTTCTCTTTCAAG aaTTTATCACAGTTGGCTTCCATCAATTATGATTTGGTGGTGAAGAGCAGCCAAAACTCACCAGATATAACCAGACCATCCTTTCCTTGA
- the LOC111796179 gene encoding probable serine/threonine protein kinase IRE isoform X2 translates to MSEPPPSVFDHDPSPSAAKLRKIPPIPIRRDTKPNAGDSDPDQEHDHAEDHPPQPGDSSIIMASSLGLNHIRTRSAPLPLRTCAVGTPSNLGDDSRNNVADGSESEPKNSSTEQGTNIPWSQPNSLRYPSALNHDIEGHHATYTKEIQSPRFRAILRVTSGRKKRTPDIKSFSHELNSKGVRPFPVWKPRAFGHLEEIMVAIRAKFDRLKDDVNYELGIFAGDLVDILEKADGSMPELKEGLEDLLVVARKCATMSPTEFWTKGEGIVQNLDDRRQELSLGILKQAHTRLLFILTRCTRLIQFRKESGYEDEHILGLHQLSDLGIYPEKIRQLEQLEFGDPLTGKEDIAKQLKLVGKDQAHRIVKQDSEQTFSNSAGNVSLDSAVSFDSSTSMYRMASWKKLPSAAEKNRKDPVDTTHAKDKIEVLHVHEAKTGSNEKLDIPSSHIEHSEAPPKEQKVSWGIWGYHQNANFESLMICRICEVEIPTIHVEVHSRICTIADRCDLKGLTVNERLERVARALEKILESWTPKSTPRSSDTSCANFDTVKVSTSNMQEEIFELSSKGISLSCRNSEELLDSLPVTGNSSFVESQDIFQDQSYNRPFIFTPEHSTKSMSAGTLTPRSPLLTPRSSQIELLLHGRRAISELENYQQIYKLLDIVRSIANVNNSGYGALECMLDRLEDLKYAIQDRKVDALVVETFGRRIEKLLQEKYVQLCGQIEDDKVDSSIGIVDEESSVEDDTVRSLRASPVNPCSKDRTSIEDFEIIKPISRGAYGRVFLARKRATGDLFAIKVLKKADMIRKNAVESILAERNILISVRNPFVVRFFYSFTCRENLYLVMEYLNGGDIYSLLRNLGCLDEDMARVYIAEIVLALEYLHSLNVIHRDLKPDNLLIGQDGHIKLTDFGLSKIGLINSTDDFSGPSINGTVPLGDNGPISQSLSKREHRQKHSVVGTPDYLAPEILLGMGHGVTADWWSVGVILFEMLVGLPPFNAESPQRHTMAQGTGRDEL, encoded by the exons ATGTCCGAACCACCTCCCTCCGTCTTCGATCATGATCCCTCCCCCTCCGCCGCCAAGCTTCGTAAGATCCCTCCCATCCCTATTCGCCGCGATACCAAACCCAATGCCGGAGACTCTGATCCCGATCAAGAACATGACCACGCCGAGGATCATCCTCCTCAACCTGGCGATTCCTCCATCATAATGGCCTCCTCCCTCGGGTTGAACCACATTCGGACGCGGTCTGCTCCTCTTCCGCTTCGGACCTGTGCCGTTGGCACGCCCTCCAATTTGGGCGATGATTCCAGGAATAATGTCGCCGACGGGAGTGAGTCGGAGCCAAAAAATTCCTCCACTGAACAGG GGACAAACATTCCGTGGAGTCAACCGAACTCTTTAAGATATCCGTCGGCTCTGAATCATGATATCGAG GGTCATCATGCAACATATACAAAGGAAATTCAGTCTCCACGATTCCGTGCAATACTGCGTGTTACTAgtggaagaaagaagagaaccCCTGATATCAAAAGCTTCTCTCACGAGCTCAATTCCAAAGGAGTTCGCCCTTTTCCAGTTTGGAAGCCTCGGGCATTTGGACATTTGGAA GAGATCATGGTTGCTATCAGAGCAAAATTTGACAGGTTAAAGGATGATGTTAACTACGAACTGGGCATTTTTGCTGGAGATCTCGTAGATATACTTGAAAAGGCAGATGGATCTATGCCTGAACTTAAGGAGGGTTTGGAGGATTTGTTGGTGGTTGCTCGGAAATGTGCGACAATGTCACCTACTGAATTCTGGACAAAAGGTGAAGGCATTGTCCAGAATCTAGATGACCGGCGCCAGGAGCTGTCATTAGGAATTCTTAAGCAAGCCCACACCCGCCTTCTTTTCATCCTGACACGATGTACGCGGCTTATTCAGTTCAGAAAGGAGAGTGGTTATGAAGATGAGCACATTTTGGGTCTTCATCAGCTTAGTGATCTAGGAATTTATCCAGAGAAAATCAGGCAACTCGAACAACTTGAGTTTGGTGATCCATTGACTGGGAAAGAAGATATTGCGAAGCAGCTGAAGTTAGTTGGGAAGGATCAAGCCCATCGCATTGTGAAGCAAGATTCAGAACAAACTTTTAGTAATAGTGCTGGAAATGTTAGTCTGGACTCTGCCGTAAGTTTTGATTCATCTACAAGCATGTATAGGATGGCATCCTGGAAAAAGCTACCATCAGCAGCTGAGAAGAACCGGAAAGACCCTGTCGATACAACACATGCCAAGGATAAAATTGAGGTGTTGCATGTACATGAAGCTAAAACTGGGAGCAATGAGAAATTAGATATCCCATCTAGTCATATTGAGCATTCAGAAGCACCccctaaagaacaaaaagtatCTTGGGGAATATGGGGTTATCATCAAAATGCCAATTTTGAGAGTTTGATGATCTGTCGGATTTGTGAGGTTGAAATTCCGACTATTCATGTTGAGGTGCATTCTCGAATTTGTACAATTGCCGATAGGTGTGATTTGAAAGGTTTAACTGTGAATGAGCGCCTTGAGCGGGTTGCTAGAGCTCTTGAAAAGATACTGGAGTCTTGGACGCCTAAAAGTACACCAAGAAGTAGCGATACTTCCTGTGCAAATTTTGATACTGTTAAGGTTTCTACATCAAATATGCAAGAAGAGATTTTTGAGTTGTCATCTAAAGGAATCAGTTTGTCATGTCGAAACTCTGAAGAGCTGCTTGATTCCCTCCCTGTTACTGGAAACTCTTCCTTTGTGGAAAGTCAGGATATTTTTCAGGATCAATCATACAATCGACCATTTATTTTCACACCAGAACACAGTACAAAATCAATGTCAGCTGGAACTCTAACACCAAGATCACCTCTTTTAACACCCAGGTCCAGTCAGATTGAATTGCTGTTGCATGGGCGAAGAGCAATATCTGAACTTGAAAATTATCAGCAG ATATACAAATTGTTGGATATTGTTCGTTCCATTGCAAACGTTAACAACTCTGGCTATGGTGCATTGGAGTGTATGCTCGATCGATTAGAAGACCTTAAATATGCAATCCAGGATAGGAAGGTCGATGCCCTTGTTGTGGAGACTTTTGGAAGGCGCATAGAGAAGCTCTTGCA ggaaaaatatGTACAACTTTGTGGGCAAATAGAAGATGATAAAGTAGACTCTTCAATTGGCATAGTTGATGAAGAGAGTTCAGTGGAAGATGATACTGTTCGTAGTCTGCGTGCAAGTCCGGTTAACCCATGTTCAAAAGATCGAACATCTATTGAAGATTTTGAAATAATCAAACCAATTAGTAGAGGAGCCTATGGCCGAGTTTTCCTTGCCAGAAAACGAGCAACTGGAGACTTATTTGCAATAAAG GTTTTAAAGAAGGCTGATATGATTCGCAAGAATGCAGTAGAAAGTATTTTGGCTGAACGCAATATCCTTATCTCAGTTCGCAACCCTTTTGTG GTCCGCTTTTTCTACTCTTTCACATGTAGGGAAAATCTGTATCTGGTCATGGAATACTTAAATGGTGGTGATATTTACTCCTTACTGAGAAACCTAGGGTGCTTAGATGAAGATATGGCTCGGGTTTATATCGCTGAAATT GTTCTTGCTTTGGAGTATTTGCACTCCTTAAATGTGATTCACAGAGACTTAAAGCCAGATAACTTATTGATTGGTCAAGATGGTCACATTAAG TTGACAGATTTTGGGCTCTCCAAAATTGGTCTTATCAATAGTACAGATGATTTCTCAGGTCCATCAATCAATGGAACTGTTCCACTTGGAGACAATGGACCTATATCTCAATCTCTGTCAAAAAGAGAACACCGACAAAAGCATTCAGTTGTTGGTACTCCAGATTATTTGGCCCCTGAGATACTTCTGGGCATGGGACATG GTGTAACTGCGGATTGGTGGTCTGTTGGAGTAATTCTTTTTGAGATGCTTGTAGGACTACCGCCGTTCAATGCAGAAAGTCCACAG AGACATACCATGGCCCAAGGTACCGGACGAGATGAGTTATGA